The genomic window TTATTGCCGAGGCCTTCGGAATAAAGATTGAACCTGTGCATGTTGAGGATGTGGAAGGCCTCATTGAAGAAGAAGTGGATGTCTCTAATCTTAGGCACAGACCGCCGATTGTAACTATTATGGGGCATGTTGACCACGGGAAGACCTCGCTTCTGGATACAATAAGAAAGACAAAAATTACTGAAACAGAGGCAGGCGGCATAACCCAGCATATCGGCGCATACAAGGTGAGGCTGAATGACAAGGAAATAGTCTTTCTGGATACGCCGGGTCATGAGGCCTTTACGATGATGCGGGCAAGGGGCGCTAAGGTGACGGATATTGTTGTGCTTGTGGTGGCTGCCGATGACGGAGTAATGCCTCAGACCATTGAAGCAATAGACCACGCAAAGGCTGCAAATGTCCCGATTGTTGTTGCGATTAATAAAATAGACAAGTCCGAGGCAAATGCGGCAAAGGTCAGGAATGAGCTTGCCCATCACGGCATAGTTTCGGAGGAGTGGGGAGGGCAGAACATCTTTGTGGAGGTCTCGGCAAAACAGAACATAGGGATAGACCGCCTGCTTGAGATGATTTTGCTTCAGGCGGAAATGATGGAACTGAAGGCTGATTACCAGAAACATGCCAAAGGCACAATAATAGAGGCAAAGCTGGATAAGGGCAGAGGACCTGTCGCTACCGTAATTGTTAATTCAGGCACGCTTAAGGCAGGAGATGTCTTTCTGGCCGGAACGCTTGCCGGCAGGGTGCGAGCCCTCGTTGATGATCACGGCAGCAGGGTGGAGTCTGCCGGACCTTCAATGCCGATAGAGGTGATTGGTTTTCCCGACATCCCCCAGTCCGGTGACATATTTGTAGTCATGGATGATGAAAGAAAAGCAAGACAAATTGCCATGAACAGATTTCAGAAACAGCGGGCTGTTGAAACAGCAAAGTTGAGGAAGGTTACCCTTGATGACCTCTACGACAAGATCAAGGAAGGAGAGATAAGGGAACTCAACATTATTATAAAGGCTGATGTTCAGGGATCTACCGAGGCTGTCAAGGACACACTTGAAAACCTCAGCCATCCGCAGGTTAAGGTCCGGGTAATCCATACCGGCGTGGGAGGAATCAATGAATCAGACGTCATGCTTGCAACTGCCTCCAACGCAATCATTATAGGTTTTAACGTGCGTCCTGATGCAAAGGCCGCTTCGCTTGCCGAAAAAGAAGGGGTTGACATCAGACGCTACAATGTTATCTATGATGCGATTGAGGATATTAAGAAAGCGCTTGAAGGTCTTCTTGAACCGACCATTACTGAGAAAGTTCAAGGCAGGGTTGAGGTGAGAAACCTGTTTCATATCTCAAAAATCGGGACGATTGCAGGCTGTTATGTCCTTGACGGCACGATTGCAAGGACCTGTACCGGGATAAGGGTCATAAGGGACAACATCGTTATCTATGACAACAAGATAGCGTCTCTTAAAAGATTTAAAGATGATGTGAAAGAGGTTCAGGCAGGATACGAGTGCGGTATTCAGATAGAGAATTTCAATGATATCAAAGTGGGCGATATTTTTGAGGCCTATCTTATGGAAAAGGTGGCAACGAAGTTTAATTAAGAGTTAAACTGTAATTGTATGTTAGTAGGCGTTCTAACCCTTGAACTTCATCTGCTTGAGGCAGATTCCCTGAAATCAAAGCGTTTTATCCTCAAGAGTCTTAAAGACAGGATAAGAAATAAATTTAATGTTTCTGTCGCAGAGGTCGGAGATAACGACCTCTGGCAGCGTACCGTTATAGGAATTGCCTGCGTTGCCAATGAGACGAGGGCGATACACCAGGTGCTCAACAGCATCAGGGAGATGGCTCTGAATATACCCACAGTTGAGATGATTAATTCAAAGATGGAGATACTTTAGATAGATGGGCTATAACGGCATATATGCCCTCAAAATTTTAAGAACGCAACCATGATTATTATCTGTCATGCTACAAAAAAATTTACTAATGAAATTGTAAGTAAAGCGACATTCCCAGCTATTCTGTCATTCCGGCTTGTCCGGAATCTTTCTTTGTTTTCAGAAGGATTCCCGACGCTCCCGAAGTTTCGGGATTGCGGGAATGACAAATATTGAATGCTGACCTAAGGAGATGCAGTGCATCCGTATAAACGCACAGTCAGGGTAAACGACCTTCTGAGGGAAGAAATCGCAGAGATTATAATGCACAAGCTTAAGGACCCGAGGGTTGGTTTTATTACGGTCACCGGCGTCAAGACAAGCGATGACCTTAAGAATGCAAATGTCTACGTGAGTGTGCTTGAGGACTCAAAACGCGATGAGACCATCGGGATTCTCAAGTCATCAGCAAGATTTATAAGGAGCGAACTAAGCGGAAGGATTAGAATGAAATTTGTCCCCCAGCTTTTTTTCAGGCTTGATGAATCCATAGAATACGGCGCAAAGATAGATAAAATACTCAACGAGATTAAGTCGCGGGAAGATTCCGGAGATAAAGAAGATGAAGGTTCTGCCTGAAATCACAGGACTTATAAAGAAAAACAAAACATTTCTTATAGTAAGCCATCTGAACCCTGACGGCGATTCTGCCGGCTCTTGTATCGCCCTTGCCCTCGGACTGAAAAAAATTGGCAAGACGGCATTTATCTTAAACAAGGACCACCTGCCGAAAACACTGAAGTTTCTGCCTTTTTCAAATTTATTTAACCGGCTGCCTAAAGGCAGGCTCAGGGAATTTGATGTTTTGTTCCTTCTTGACTGCAATAGTGCGGACAGGACGGGGATCAAAATCCCTAAGGCTAAAAATATTATTGTTATTGATCATCACATACAGCATAAAAAGATGCAGGATACAAGATGCAGGATACAGGATAAAGGATGCGACAAGAATACTGTGCTTAAGCCTGACATTGAATGGATTGAGCCAGATGCATCGGCTACGGGAGAGCTGGTGTACAAACTTCTTAGTGCCCTCCGCATTCCAATGAATAAGGGAATTGCCTCAAATTTATATGCTGCAATCTTTACGGATACAGGAGGCTTCAGGTATTCAAATACAACCCCTGAATCGCTGATTATCGCCTCCCGTCTCATTGTAGCGGGCGCGGATCCGTGGCAGGCGGCAAGAGAGATCTATGAGAAGATGTCTTTTAACCGCGTGAAGCTTTTGACGCTTTGTTTAAAGACATTAAAAAAACAGGATGGTGTGGCGTGGGTTGCAGTTACTCATGATATGTTTGAAAAGACCGGCACCTCGGTGCAGGATACGGAGTATTTTGCAAATTATCCGAGGAAGATTGAAGGAGTTGAGGTCTCAGTTTTCTTTCGCCAGAACAGAGAGGAACAATTCAAGGTAAGCATGCGCTCAAACGGCAAAGTGAATGTTGCTGATATATGTGCGCTTTTCGGGGGAGGAGGGCACTCAAACGCCGCAGGCTGTACGGTCCATGGCGCTCTAAAGGAAGTTCAGAAAAAATTGCTCAAGGCAGTCAAAGAAGCTGTTAAACAAATTAAAAAATAATGTTCATTAGCGATTCTGAAATGATTTTATGGACATTGTAATCAACCTCAATAAACCCAAAGGCATCACGTCGCAGGATGCAGTAACCGCGGTAAAAAAGATTTTAAACATAAAAAAGGCAGGGCATGCAGGCACGCTGGACCCTTCTGCCACAGGTATCCTCCTTGTATGTGCTGATAAAGCTACGAGGCTTGTATCTTATTTTTCTTCTCTTGATAAAGAATATATTGCTGTGATGAAATTAGGCGAAGCAACTGATACTCAGGACTCATGCGGACATATTGTTGAAAGGGCGGACAAGGTTGATGTCCGGGAGGATGAGATTGAGAATGCGCTCAAGTCCTTTGCAGGAAGGATACTGCAGAAGCCGCCGATGTTTTCCGCATTGAAGCACAAGGGACAGCCTCTTTACAAATTTGCGCGAAAGGGCGTAGATATTCCCCGTGAGCAGAGGGAAGTCCATATCCGCAGGATTGAACTTTTAAAAACATATTTACCATTTGTCTCATTCAGGGTGTTATGTTCAAAGGGGACCTATGTCAGGACACTCTGTGATGATATCGGCAAAAAACTCGGCACATTCGCGCATCTGTCTGAACTTGAGCGCAGTGCGATAGGGCCGTTTGGGATTGAAGATGCCTTAAATCTTGATGAGATACCAAATCCCCCCTGTCCCCCTTTGCTAAAGGGGTGTGAGGGGGGATTTGAAAGCCATTTTCAGTCCAAAGGTATTTACAGCATGGATGCAGCGCTCTCGTGGATGCCTGAAATAAAGGTCAAAGAACCGGTTATAAAAAACGTCAGAAACGGCAATCCCATCAAGATGAATGATTGTCTTGAAATTCCCGTTAACCTGAATGCAGGCGACAGCGTTAAGATAAAATCACCTCAGAGTGAATTTCTTGCAATAGGCAGCCTTATTGAAAACTACAAAAAAACATTCAGAATGGACATTGTTTTTGCATAAGGTTTTCCCCGCAGTAATGCCGGTGGATATCCTTACCTTCGGGTTCCTCGCTTTTCTTTTTGCCGTTACGGCTTTTTTTATGAAACAAATACCAAATGCCGTCTTTATCCTCGTGATGTACGCTGTCCTGTCAGCCGTACTTTTACTGCTCATATATCTCAGGGCAAAAAACAACAACCGGATAATAAGACTGGCATATGACATTGTCTTTCCGGTTATTACGGTATTTCTGATATTTGACAGCCTCGGCGGTTTGATACGTTATATAAATCCAAGAACTTATGACCCCCTGCTGATACGCCTGGATTACCTGCTTTTTGGCAGATACCCGACAGTTGCACTGGAGAGCCTTACACATCCTGTAATTACCGAATTTCTTCAGCTTGCCTATTTATCGTATTATTTCCTGCCTGTAATTCTCGGCGCGGCTTTAAAGCTAAAGGGAAAGGATGACGCATTTAATAAATCACTTTTCCTTATTGTCCTGTGTTTTTATCTCTCTTACATCGGTTATATCTTATTCCCTGCAATCGGGCCCCGGTACACTATAAACCACCTTCAAAACATTGAACTGCACGGGATATTTCTGAGGGATATTATAGATAATACACTTAATGCGCTTGAGGGAACAAAGAGGGATGCATTCCCGAGCGGACACACCGCAGTAACTCTTGTAGTGCTTTACCTTGCGTACAGATTTCAAAAACCTCTTTACAACATTTTTCTCCCTGTGGTCCTTGCGCTCCTTGTCTCAACAGTATATCTGCGCTATCATTATGCCGTTGATGTAATCGGCGGAGTCCTGCTTGCAGTTTTTACGGTTTATGCGGGAGAGAGGTGCTACGACTGCTTATCCTTTCCGTCTTCATCCTGAATAGAATCAGAGTGACAATGCCGATTGTGAATAAAATACCGCCTGCCAAGGCCCACGAAGCGCCCGGGTCTTTGCTTACCTGAAGAAGGACTGCCTTCTCAGGCAGTGCGGTGATGTCTTTTACATTGACATTAAGGCCCATCTGAAGCGAAGGCTGGTTGGGTTTGATTTTGTCCGGCAGGATAACGCCTTTGTCTGACAAATATTCTATGTTAACCTCCCAGTCGGAAATATATCCGTCAGGAGATGCACTGATGTTTATATCCCTGATGCGGAGGAAGTCATTGTCAGTTGATATTACAAACATGGTCCCTTCATTGGCAGCCGCTACAGCGCTCAATCCGCCGGCTGCGCTTAAAAGGTGCGCGAATAAGATAAAAAGAAATCCGGTATGTATCACCTGAGGCGAGATTAGCAGAAGCAGGTTGGTCCCCTTGCGTTTTTTTACAATAGATTCAATACTGCAAAAAAGCGTGTTGACTGTAAGTATCAGAAGAATTCCCAGCGAGCACCAGAGCCACCACGTCACGCTCAATGGCTGTCCTGCCAGCCATTGAAAAAAAGGAGCCGAGTGAATGGTCTGGAACTCTTCCCTGACAGGCATGATGAACGCGCCTGCAAGGAACATAGCAACAAGGAGGAACAAAGACCATAAGGTAGTCTTCAGTGAAAAGAAGAAGTCTGTGATGGTTTTTAAAAATTTCATTTAAAAATTGTCATTCCCTCCATAATATTAACGGCATATATGCCTGAAGAATTTCAAGGCAACACCTCTGAGTCATGCTGCCTTTCTTTTATGTTCAGGGCAGATACTATAAACTTTTGCAGCATGACAGATAATAATCATGTTGTATTCTTAAAATTTAGAAGGGATATATGCCGTTAATATCCAGTAATTACAACCCTCCTCTGCATTCCTTTTTTAAAAGCTGTGCGAGCTTTTCATCAAAAGGCTCACTCCAAGATATGTAAAGAGTACAACGGCAAACCCGGCAATGCCTAAATACGCAAGCATCTTATCCGTCCACCGCTGCCTTAACCGCGCATGAAGGTGAAGCCCGTAGAACAGCCATAAAATGCTGGTCCATAATTCCTTAGGAGTCCAGAGCCAGTAAGTCCCCCATGCAAGATAGGCCCATATGCCTCCGAATACTATGGATAATGTAAAAAGGCAGTAGCCGATAAGTATGGCCCTGTATTGCAGGCCCTCAGTATTGTCATCTTTTCCCCTGAGATGAAGATACCCGAGTATCGCCGCAATTCCAAAGAGCGCATATGAAAGAAAAGCAAGCACAACGTGCGCCTCAAACCAGAGTGTTTTTAGCACAGGCGGCAGGGGGGCATTGTTTTGCTTTGAAATAAGAGAGAATATTGTAAAGGCCGAGGCTGTTACTGCCAGTCCGCCATGAAAGAGCGGCTGTTTTTTTAAAATAACAACAAAGGGAATGGAAAATGCAATCAGGGATGCGCTCAGAAAGGCAATGGTGTCGTGCGGTCCGACAAGTGGAAGCCTTCCGAGTGAAAGCCCTCTTGAGATTATGTATGCAGTCTGAAGGAGAAGTCCGATATACAAAAAAGACTTTTTCACAAAAGAAAAAAGATAAGCCCCGAAAGAAAGTGCAAGTAATAACATAGGATGATTTATGATTAAGGAAATTTTACAAAGTCATTCCAGTATTGAAACAGTTTTTTAGTTGCGTACAAATCGCCGAGGCAGTATTTTGCAATATCAAGATACCGGCCTTTTTTATAAAGGTCTCCGACTTCAAGCCCTGTAATGCCCTGTTCCTTAGGGCTTTCTATTCCAAACGCCTTACAGCACATATGGAGGCTGAAATTTTTTCTGCTCACAGCGCCCAGGAATGTAAGCTGGTCAAACAGGTCCACATGTGATGTGCTGTTGAAACGCGGGGGCATCAGGTCTTTTGACGGTTTTATCTTAAGCGCCGCGGAGCGCAGGATGATGAATGGGGCATCAAACGCCCTGCCGTTAAATGTGATTATCTGGTCGTATTTTTTTACAGTCTCCCAGAATTTTTTTAGCAGTCCTTCTTCTGCGCCGGCAAAATATTCTATTGAATTTTCTTCAAACGGAAGCGGCGGGTTATCCCCTGCCTGAAAATACACAAACCCCTTGTCAGACTCCATTTCAAGCATGCCTATCGCCGCTATCTCACCGGTAAGAGGCGAGAGGCTGAGCTTATCCTTTGCCTCCTGAATCTCCTCCTCGGTCTCAGCAGACTTAAGAAGGTTTTCCTTTGTCAGTTCATCAAAGGACTCAAAGTCTCTGCCGATTGTCTCAATGTCAATCACGATTTTTTTTGCCACAGGGTTTTTTACCATGTCCGGATAGAAATTTACAAGAGAAATGTTAGCAGGTTTATTTGAAGAAGATGCAGTATGGAGTTTGTCTGAAAACTCAGAATCCGGCTCATACATTAATCAGAGCCTTTTCCTGAACACTGAAAAAACCCCTTCAAAAACTTTTTCATAAAGGGAACGTCTTGCCCACAAAGCAGGGTCAATCTTTACCGACTGGGACAGGTCTTCTTCAAAAACTTCGGTCAACTGCCGGGTGAATACCTCACCTAAAATTCCGACATTCCCCTCGTCATTCCTCCTGAGCGACTGAAAATCAAGATTCGCAGAGCCGACTATGCTCCAGCAGTCGTCAAAGACCGCTGTCTTGGCATGCAGGATTTTACCCTGATAAGTATAGACCTCTATGCCGGCCTTTAATAATTTCGTATACGATGCCCTCGCAACATAATCCACGGGGAAGAGATCGCTTTTGTCCGGCAACAGGATTTGCACCTTAACCCCTCTTTGGACCGCATCTTCCAGCGTCATTAATATCCTCCTGCTGGGAGTAAAATATGCAGTTGTGATCAGAATCCTTTCCCTTGCATTGTTTATGCTGTAAAAAAATAACTTCCTCAGCCTTCTCCTGCTCCTTGCAGAGTTGGAGAATATGGGAATGACCGGGACCCTATGATTGCCCGTATGAGCCTCCTGTGTGTGAATAATCGGCTCCCCTCTCCATGCGGTCCAGCTTTTTCTGAAAATCTCAAACAGGGTTTGTGCGATAGGGCCTTCCAGATAAATTCCGGTATCCCTCCACGCCTGCTTTCTTATTTTTAAATAACCATGGTACTCATCTGCAATGTTGAATCCGCCGGTAAATGTCTTTTGCCCGTCTATTATCAAGAGTTTTTTGTGGTTGCGGTGGATGTAATGCCCGGGTGAGGACCACCGGAACGGG from Nitrospirota bacterium includes these protein-coding regions:
- the infB gene encoding translation initiation factor IF-2, with amino-acid sequence MSKLRVYELAKKLNVGSKDIIAELTKLGIEVKSHSSSIEDKDAEKITRIFTKKTKAEAQTPAKTLKEAPKPQLPKKEDKKVKTAEEKPLKPHKEVKIEVKKAKAAVEEKAKEVIPPAAEIPSKPHPEMKPEEPPVVQTVPPAEVPAAVEEEEIKVPDRFRKAVEIEKFTKFKGKPGMQKAFDTMKRVEVVKKFHEAGGPAYKRHDKRHHTPGADAKTAALPTQPRKRVLKFQEGTTVKEFAELIGQKLSEVFKKFMELGYMLTINQPVDIDAAQIIAEAFGIKIEPVHVEDVEGLIEEEVDVSNLRHRPPIVTIMGHVDHGKTSLLDTIRKTKITETEAGGITQHIGAYKVRLNDKEIVFLDTPGHEAFTMMRARGAKVTDIVVLVVAADDGVMPQTIEAIDHAKAANVPIVVAINKIDKSEANAAKVRNELAHHGIVSEEWGGQNIFVEVSAKQNIGIDRLLEMILLQAEMMELKADYQKHAKGTIIEAKLDKGRGPVATVIVNSGTLKAGDVFLAGTLAGRVRALVDDHGSRVESAGPSMPIEVIGFPDIPQSGDIFVVMDDERKARQIAMNRFQKQRAVETAKLRKVTLDDLYDKIKEGEIRELNIIIKADVQGSTEAVKDTLENLSHPQVKVRVIHTGVGGINESDVMLATASNAIIIGFNVRPDAKAASLAEKEGVDIRRYNVIYDAIEDIKKALEGLLEPTITEKVQGRVEVRNLFHISKIGTIAGCYVLDGTIARTCTGIRVIRDNIVIYDNKIASLKRFKDDVKEVQAGYECGIQIENFNDIKVGDIFEAYLMEKVATKFN
- a CDS encoding DUF503 domain-containing protein, with product MLVGVLTLELHLLEADSLKSKRFILKSLKDRIRNKFNVSVAEVGDNDLWQRTVIGIACVANETRAIHQVLNSIREMALNIPTVEMINSKMEIL
- the rbfA gene encoding 30S ribosome-binding factor RbfA, whose translation is MHPYKRTVRVNDLLREEIAEIIMHKLKDPRVGFITVTGVKTSDDLKNANVYVSVLEDSKRDETIGILKSSARFIRSELSGRIRMKFVPQLFFRLDESIEYGAKIDKILNEIKSREDSGDKEDEGSA
- a CDS encoding bifunctional oligoribonuclease/PAP phosphatase NrnA, with protein sequence MKVLPEITGLIKKNKTFLIVSHLNPDGDSAGSCIALALGLKKIGKTAFILNKDHLPKTLKFLPFSNLFNRLPKGRLREFDVLFLLDCNSADRTGIKIPKAKNIIVIDHHIQHKKMQDTRCRIQDKGCDKNTVLKPDIEWIEPDASATGELVYKLLSALRIPMNKGIASNLYAAIFTDTGGFRYSNTTPESLIIASRLIVAGADPWQAAREIYEKMSFNRVKLLTLCLKTLKKQDGVAWVAVTHDMFEKTGTSVQDTEYFANYPRKIEGVEVSVFFRQNREEQFKVSMRSNGKVNVADICALFGGGGHSNAAGCTVHGALKEVQKKLLKAVKEAVKQIKK
- the truB gene encoding tRNA pseudouridine(55) synthase TruB: MDIVINLNKPKGITSQDAVTAVKKILNIKKAGHAGTLDPSATGILLVCADKATRLVSYFSSLDKEYIAVMKLGEATDTQDSCGHIVERADKVDVREDEIENALKSFAGRILQKPPMFSALKHKGQPLYKFARKGVDIPREQREVHIRRIELLKTYLPFVSFRVLCSKGTYVRTLCDDIGKKLGTFAHLSELERSAIGPFGIEDALNLDEIPNPPCPPLLKGCEGGFESHFQSKGIYSMDAALSWMPEIKVKEPVIKNVRNGNPIKMNDCLEIPVNLNAGDSVKIKSPQSEFLAIGSLIENYKKTFRMDIVFA
- a CDS encoding phosphatase PAP2 family protein, coding for MHKVFPAVMPVDILTFGFLAFLFAVTAFFMKQIPNAVFILVMYAVLSAVLLLLIYLRAKNNNRIIRLAYDIVFPVITVFLIFDSLGGLIRYINPRTYDPLLIRLDYLLFGRYPTVALESLTHPVITEFLQLAYLSYYFLPVILGAALKLKGKDDAFNKSLFLIVLCFYLSYIGYILFPAIGPRYTINHLQNIELHGIFLRDIIDNTLNALEGTKRDAFPSGHTAVTLVVLYLAYRFQKPLYNIFLPVVLALLVSTVYLRYHYAVDVIGGVLLAVFTVYAGERCYDCLSFPSSS
- the ccsA gene encoding cytochrome c biogenesis protein CcsA; the protein is MLLLALSFGAYLFSFVKKSFLYIGLLLQTAYIISRGLSLGRLPLVGPHDTIAFLSASLIAFSIPFVVILKKQPLFHGGLAVTASAFTIFSLISKQNNAPLPPVLKTLWFEAHVVLAFLSYALFGIAAILGYLHLRGKDDNTEGLQYRAILIGYCLFTLSIVFGGIWAYLAWGTYWLWTPKELWTSILWLFYGLHLHARLRQRWTDKMLAYLGIAGFAVVLFTYLGVSLLMKSSHSF
- a CDS encoding ribonuclease H-like domain-containing protein, which produces MYEPDSEFSDKLHTASSSNKPANISLVNFYPDMVKNPVAKKIVIDIETIGRDFESFDELTKENLLKSAETEEEIQEAKDKLSLSPLTGEIAAIGMLEMESDKGFVYFQAGDNPPLPFEENSIEYFAGAEEGLLKKFWETVKKYDQIITFNGRAFDAPFIILRSAALKIKPSKDLMPPRFNSTSHVDLFDQLTFLGAVSRKNFSLHMCCKAFGIESPKEQGITGLEVGDLYKKGRYLDIAKYCLGDLYATKKLFQYWNDFVKFP